A window of the candidate division KSB1 bacterium genome harbors these coding sequences:
- a CDS encoding CusA/CzcA family heavy metal efflux RND transporter: MIEKIIDWSARNRWLVFLGATFAVLYSIWCIRRVPLDAIPDLSDTQVIIFCRWDRPPDIIEDQVTYPIVSALLGAPKVKDIRAFSDYGFSYIYVLFSDGTDVYWARSRVLEYLSKVTPTLPQGVKVALGPDATGVGWVFQYALVDRSGKHSLQELRGFQDWHLRYALQSVEGVAEVASVGGFEKQYQVIVRPEALLAYGLSLGEVVTAVRKANAEVGARLLEIAGTEFMVTGRGYLRSVEDLKRAVIKVDPRGVPITIGNVAEVAIGPDIRRGVGELDGLGEVVGGIVVMRYGENALRVIERVKQRLREVELPQGVEVVITYDRSDLIQRAINTLRSKLLEEMVAVSAVVILFLWHLRSAAIPIVTLPLAVFLAFIRMYYMRLTSNIMSLGGIAIAIGAMVDASIVLVENAHKRLEAHNPREAPPFEVLVSAAKEVGRPIFFSLLVIAIAFTPIFTLEACEGRLFKPLAFTKNFSMAFAALMAITVAPALMGLFIRGRIRPEEEHPVSRFLFRIYEPVLVRILRRPWFAVLVAAGIVLSTVPVYLRLGSEFMPPLNKGSILYMPTTLPGISVTEAAHLLQVQDRILKNFPEVERVFGKAGKAVTSTDPAPFSMMETTVLLKPQSQWRRKPRWYSGWVPRFLQGPLRILWPDRISWQELIYGEGGLEQALRLPGVVNSWTMPIKGRIDMLTTGVRTPLGIKIYGDDLREIERIGTQIERIVSAVPGTRSVIAERAGGGYFVDIELNREQLARFGLSVEDVQMTIMAALGGEVVTQTVEGRERYTVNVRYPRELRDDVDELGRVYVATANGAQIPLSQVAEVKLRLGPSMIRDENGRLAGYVYVDMAGRDIGRYVRDVKRALEQELRPPPGYSLAFSGQYEYMARVKRKMMLVVPLTLFLIVLLLYTNTHSVTKTFIVLLAVPFSLVGAVWLLYLLGYNLSLGVWAGIIALLGVDAETGVIMLLYLDLAYEERRRKGLMRSLGDLKEAIIHGAVRRVRPKMMTVTTTFIGLLPIMCAQSHETGADVMKRIAAPMVGGIFTSFAMELLVYPAVYLIWKRMTELRK; encoded by the coding sequence GTGATTGAGAAGATCATCGATTGGTCGGCGAGGAACCGCTGGTTGGTCTTCCTGGGCGCGACCTTCGCGGTGCTCTACTCGATATGGTGTATTCGCCGGGTTCCGCTGGATGCCATCCCAGACCTGTCCGACACCCAGGTGATCATTTTCTGCCGCTGGGATCGTCCCCCAGACATCATCGAGGATCAGGTGACTTACCCCATCGTGAGTGCGTTGTTGGGAGCCCCCAAGGTGAAGGACATCCGGGCCTTTTCGGACTACGGCTTTTCCTACATATACGTCCTGTTTTCGGACGGCACCGATGTCTACTGGGCTCGCTCGCGCGTACTGGAATACCTCAGCAAGGTGACGCCCACCCTGCCGCAAGGCGTGAAAGTGGCGCTGGGCCCGGACGCCACCGGAGTGGGGTGGGTGTTTCAGTACGCTCTGGTGGACCGTAGCGGCAAGCATTCCCTGCAGGAGCTGCGGGGTTTTCAGGATTGGCATCTGAGGTACGCTTTGCAATCGGTGGAGGGGGTCGCCGAGGTGGCGAGCGTGGGCGGGTTCGAGAAGCAATATCAGGTGATCGTCCGTCCCGAAGCGCTGCTCGCCTACGGGCTTTCGTTGGGGGAGGTCGTAACGGCCGTGCGCAAGGCGAACGCGGAGGTGGGCGCCCGTCTGCTGGAGATCGCGGGAACAGAGTTCATGGTCACGGGTCGCGGGTACCTGCGCTCGGTGGAGGATCTCAAACGGGCGGTGATCAAGGTCGACCCGCGCGGGGTTCCCATTACGATCGGGAACGTGGCGGAGGTAGCCATTGGGCCAGACATTCGCAGAGGCGTTGGGGAGCTCGATGGCTTGGGGGAAGTGGTAGGCGGCATTGTGGTCATGCGCTACGGGGAGAACGCCCTACGGGTGATCGAACGGGTGAAGCAAAGGCTGAGAGAAGTGGAGCTCCCCCAAGGCGTGGAGGTGGTGATCACCTACGACCGCTCCGATCTGATCCAACGCGCCATCAACACTCTCCGGAGCAAGCTGTTGGAAGAGATGGTGGCTGTTTCGGCAGTCGTCATCCTGTTTCTGTGGCACCTTCGCTCCGCTGCCATCCCCATCGTGACGTTGCCTCTGGCGGTCTTTCTGGCCTTCATCAGGATGTACTACATGAGGCTAACTTCCAATATCATGTCTCTGGGCGGAATCGCCATTGCCATTGGTGCCATGGTGGATGCCTCCATCGTGCTTGTGGAGAACGCGCACAAGAGATTGGAAGCACACAATCCCCGTGAGGCCCCTCCGTTCGAGGTACTGGTTTCGGCCGCCAAGGAGGTGGGCAGGCCTATCTTCTTTAGCTTACTGGTGATTGCCATTGCCTTCACGCCCATCTTCACCCTGGAGGCATGTGAAGGGAGGCTCTTCAAGCCGCTGGCCTTCACCAAGAACTTTTCCATGGCCTTCGCCGCCCTTATGGCCATCACCGTCGCTCCCGCATTGATGGGTCTTTTCATCCGGGGCAGGATTCGCCCGGAGGAGGAGCATCCGGTGAGCCGCTTCCTATTTCGCATCTACGAGCCTGTGCTCGTCCGCATCCTCCGGAGGCCCTGGTTTGCGGTCCTGGTGGCAGCAGGTATTGTCCTTTCGACCGTGCCTGTGTACCTACGGCTGGGCTCAGAGTTCATGCCGCCTCTGAACAAAGGGTCGATCCTCTACATGCCGACCACCTTGCCCGGGATCTCGGTCACCGAAGCTGCGCATCTGCTTCAAGTCCAGGATCGGATTCTGAAGAACTTCCCGGAGGTGGAGCGCGTCTTCGGAAAGGCAGGAAAAGCTGTCACCTCTACGGATCCGGCTCCTTTCTCCATGATGGAGACCACGGTCCTCCTGAAGCCGCAGAGCCAGTGGCGCAGGAAACCGCGCTGGTATTCCGGCTGGGTTCCGAGGTTCCTCCAGGGGCCGCTGCGGATCCTTTGGCCGGATCGGATTTCCTGGCAGGAACTGATCTACGGCGAGGGCGGTCTCGAGCAGGCTCTGCGCCTCCCGGGGGTGGTCAACAGCTGGACGATGCCCATCAAAGGCCGCATTGACATGCTCACCACCGGAGTGCGCACACCCCTTGGGATCAAGATCTACGGCGATGACCTCCGCGAAATCGAGCGAATTGGGACGCAGATCGAGCGCATAGTTTCCGCCGTGCCGGGGACGAGGAGCGTCATTGCCGAGCGTGCAGGGGGAGGCTATTTCGTGGACATCGAGCTGAACCGCGAGCAGCTGGCTCGCTTTGGCCTGTCGGTGGAAGATGTGCAAATGACGATCATGGCGGCCCTCGGAGGGGAGGTGGTGACCCAGACCGTCGAAGGCAGGGAACGCTACACGGTGAACGTTCGCTATCCCAGGGAGCTGCGCGACGATGTGGACGAGCTCGGCCGGGTCTACGTCGCCACTGCCAATGGCGCTCAGATTCCGCTCTCCCAGGTGGCCGAGGTGAAGCTGCGCCTGGGTCCTTCCATGATCCGCGACGAGAACGGGCGTCTAGCCGGCTACGTGTACGTGGATATGGCGGGCCGCGATATCGGTCGCTATGTGCGCGACGTGAAACGGGCCCTCGAGCAGGAACTCCGGCCTCCTCCAGGCTATTCGCTGGCGTTTTCCGGCCAGTACGAGTACATGGCGCGAGTGAAGCGGAAGATGATGTTGGTCGTGCCGCTAACGCTATTCCTCATCGTCTTGCTCCTCTACACGAACACGCACTCCGTCACCAAGACTTTCATCGTGCTCCTGGCGGTGCCCTTCTCCCTGGTGGGAGCGGTCTGGCTTCTCTACCTGCTGGGCTACAATCTGAGTCTCGGGGTTTGGGCGGGCATCATCGCCCTCCTTGGGGTGGATGCCGAGACAGGCGTGATCATGCTCCTCTATCTCGACCTCGCCTATGAGGAGCGGCGAAGAAAAGGCCTCATGCGCTCATTGGGTGACCTCAAGGAGGCCATCATCCACGGAGCGGTCCGGCGCGTCCGCCCGAAGATGATGACGGTTACCACCACCTTTATCGGCCTTTTGCCCATCATGTGTGCACAAAGCCACGAGACCGGCGCTGACGTGATGAAACGGATCGCCGCGCCCATGGTCGGGGGGATCTTCACAAGCTTCGCGATGGAGCTCCTGGTGTATCCGGCCGTGTACCTCATTTGGAAACGCATGACGGAGCTGAGGAAATAG
- a CDS encoding amidohydrolase codes for MHGHIGGVSYTSCLRLGIAMICLALLTFTCRQDSEDKVRPTLIVTNARIWTGCETQPWAEAIAVANERIVSVGSSEEVGRLAGATTRVIDAQGKMVVPGFIDCHVHFLEGGFRLSSVQLRDASTPAEFIKRIKAYAEQVGPGVWITGGDWDHALWGGELPTHQWIDSVSTRNPVWVRRLDGHMALANSLAMQAAGVSAKTPDVAGGTIVRDAQGNPTGIFKDNAMVLIDRVVPEPDQTQRERALQAAMSYVASQGVTSVHHMGTWDDLALFRRVHDAGKLITRIYAAVPLTTAQLLAKEVRAHGRGDEWLRIGMLKCFVDGSLGSHTAAFFEPFTDTPGDSGLLVNAPEDLLRWVSQADSAGLQVAVHAIGDRANALLLDIHAQVAARNGPRDRRFRIEHAQHLRPADIPRFAQLEVIASMQPYHAIDDGRWAEKVIGPERIKTTYAFRSLIDSGAHLVFGSDWYVAPPSPLLGIHAAVTRRTIDGRNPDGWVPEQKITVEEALRAYTASAAYASFEEAEKGTLEPGKLADFAVLDRDIMRIPPEEIAEAKVVMTVVGGKTVFEGR; via the coding sequence ATGCACGGACACATCGGCGGCGTGTCTTACACGTCGTGCCTAAGACTTGGAATCGCCATGATCTGCCTTGCCCTTCTGACATTCACTTGTCGGCAAGACTCAGAAGACAAGGTCCGCCCCACCTTGATCGTCACCAATGCGCGCATCTGGACAGGCTGCGAGACTCAACCCTGGGCAGAGGCCATTGCTGTAGCCAACGAGCGCATCGTCTCAGTGGGCTCATCCGAAGAAGTCGGCCGCTTGGCAGGAGCCACCACGCGGGTAATCGACGCGCAAGGGAAGATGGTGGTCCCAGGCTTCATCGACTGCCATGTGCACTTTCTCGAAGGGGGCTTTCGCCTCTCTTCGGTACAGCTGCGGGATGCTTCCACACCCGCTGAGTTCATCAAACGCATCAAGGCATATGCTGAGCAGGTAGGGCCCGGCGTCTGGATCACCGGCGGTGACTGGGACCACGCCCTATGGGGAGGCGAGCTGCCCACGCACCAGTGGATCGACTCCGTCTCCACGCGCAACCCAGTGTGGGTGCGCCGCCTCGACGGGCACATGGCCCTGGCCAACTCCTTAGCCATGCAGGCAGCTGGCGTCTCGGCAAAGACCCCCGACGTGGCAGGCGGCACGATCGTTCGTGACGCGCAAGGCAATCCCACCGGCATCTTCAAGGACAATGCCATGGTGCTCATCGACCGGGTGGTTCCAGAGCCGGATCAAACCCAGAGGGAGCGGGCCTTGCAGGCAGCAATGAGCTACGTCGCCAGCCAGGGCGTGACCAGCGTGCACCACATGGGTACCTGGGACGACCTGGCCCTGTTTAGGCGCGTTCACGACGCTGGCAAGCTCATCACGCGCATCTACGCGGCAGTGCCGCTTACCACTGCGCAACTTCTCGCCAAGGAGGTGCGTGCCCACGGACGCGGTGATGAGTGGCTGCGCATCGGCATGCTGAAGTGCTTTGTGGATGGCTCGCTTGGCTCCCACACGGCCGCCTTCTTCGAGCCTTTCACCGACACTCCGGGGGACTCTGGTCTGCTGGTAAACGCGCCGGAGGACCTTCTTCGCTGGGTCAGCCAGGCGGACTCGGCCGGCCTGCAGGTGGCGGTACACGCCATCGGCGACCGCGCCAATGCTCTGCTGCTGGACATCCATGCTCAGGTAGCAGCCCGGAACGGCCCGCGCGATCGGCGATTTCGGATTGAGCATGCCCAACACCTGCGCCCTGCCGATATCCCGCGCTTTGCCCAGTTGGAAGTCATCGCCAGCATGCAACCGTACCACGCCATCGACGACGGGCGGTGGGCAGAAAAGGTCATCGGTCCGGAGCGCATCAAGACCACCTACGCCTTCCGCTCGCTGATAGACAGCGGGGCTCACCTAGTCTTTGGCAGCGACTGGTACGTGGCGCCGCCCTCCCCCCTGTTGGGCATCCACGCCGCGGTGACCAGGCGAACCATCGATGGCAGGAATCCGGACGGTTGGGTGCCAGAGCAGAAGATCACGGTAGAAGAGGCCTTGCGCGCCTACACGGCAAGCGCCGCCTACGCCTCCTTCGAAGAGGCAGAAAAGGGCACGCTGGAACCTGGCAAATTAGCTGACTTTGCCGTCTTAGATCGCGACATCATGCGCATCCCGCCTGAGGAAATTGCCGAGGCAAAGGTGGTGATGACGGTGGTCGGCGGGAAGACTGTCTTTGAAGGCCGCTGA
- a CDS encoding DNA methyltransferase, which translates to MNRRPLLKERTSGAIECPLCGTCVRRSLRLHIVRAHGEEEFRKVILAEERRGTPDEEIGQRYGVSFGTIQQLVTETYGANVSSLRARKRIKRWQPAHFREETTTVWSFRQRGDWATHDGRYRGNWSPYIPRNVILKYSKPGEVVLDYFVDGGTTAVEAKLLGRRCVARDINPSAISMTIENLNFSVPPSFFGEALPHMFEPQVSVGDARALSDIRDATIDLVCAHPPYAGIIQYSTRIPGDLSMLSIGEFLTEMRKVAMESMRVLKPGGKCAILIGDARKDRRVVPIGFSTIGVFLEAGFGLRELVIKRQHNCKTTGFWYTRSIQHNFLLLAHEYLPIFEKPPAKRVAEQGSLWADIPARWRADVTEVPKIGDENLETTTVWIFPEERIESETRRNLLRRFGMAGGAFSEVVCDGGRDAGLPESHERIGVLYVDHASQQDLSAFGRYRAALRNIVTQSRQALAPGSCLVIRARDFRAANRLVPAGFLVWKDMDQRQDFRLREIIIVAPEQAERAEGGEQLSIVHSYLLVYEKTDTE; encoded by the coding sequence ATGAACCGGAGACCACTGTTGAAGGAACGCACGAGCGGGGCAATCGAGTGCCCTCTGTGCGGCACATGTGTGCGCAGGAGCTTGCGCCTGCACATCGTCCGCGCCCATGGCGAAGAGGAATTCCGCAAGGTCATACTGGCGGAAGAGAGACGTGGCACGCCTGACGAAGAGATCGGCCAACGCTACGGAGTGTCTTTCGGGACAATTCAGCAGCTGGTGACCGAAACGTATGGTGCTAACGTAAGCAGCTTGAGAGCACGCAAGCGTATCAAGCGCTGGCAACCAGCGCATTTCCGGGAAGAAACGACAACAGTTTGGAGTTTCAGGCAGCGGGGCGACTGGGCCACGCACGACGGCAGGTATCGGGGTAACTGGTCTCCGTATATCCCGCGGAATGTAATCCTGAAGTACTCGAAGCCGGGGGAGGTAGTGCTGGATTACTTCGTTGACGGTGGAACTACGGCTGTGGAGGCCAAACTTTTGGGGCGGAGATGCGTGGCGAGGGACATTAACCCGTCCGCTATCTCCATGACGATCGAGAACTTGAATTTCTCCGTGCCCCCCTCGTTCTTTGGGGAAGCCTTGCCTCACATGTTCGAACCCCAAGTGAGTGTCGGAGATGCGAGGGCGCTGTCGGACATTCGCGACGCAACGATTGACCTCGTTTGTGCTCACCCTCCTTATGCGGGCATTATCCAATACAGCACCCGGATCCCAGGCGACCTTTCCATGTTGTCCATTGGTGAGTTCTTGACCGAAATGCGCAAGGTCGCCATGGAGAGCATGCGTGTTCTTAAGCCAGGGGGAAAGTGTGCCATTCTTATCGGCGACGCGAGGAAAGACAGGCGTGTGGTACCGATCGGCTTCAGTACCATCGGGGTGTTCCTGGAAGCCGGGTTCGGGTTACGCGAGTTGGTGATAAAACGGCAGCATAACTGCAAGACCACAGGCTTTTGGTACACCAGGAGCATTCAGCACAATTTCTTGCTTTTGGCGCACGAATACCTCCCCATCTTCGAAAAGCCACCCGCCAAGCGGGTGGCGGAACAAGGCAGCCTGTGGGCCGATATTCCTGCTCGCTGGCGTGCCGACGTAACGGAGGTGCCCAAGATCGGGGACGAAAACCTCGAGACGACAACAGTCTGGATATTCCCCGAGGAGCGCATCGAGTCAGAAACAAGGCGCAACCTACTCAGAAGATTTGGAATGGCAGGCGGTGCATTCTCGGAAGTGGTGTGCGACGGCGGGCGTGATGCTGGCCTTCCGGAGTCGCACGAACGCATAGGTGTCTTGTACGTTGACCATGCCTCGCAACAAGACCTGAGCGCGTTTGGTCGCTACCGCGCAGCGCTGCGGAACATCGTCACGCAATCGAGGCAGGCCCTTGCCCCGGGCAGCTGTCTAGTCATACGCGCGAGGGATTTCCGTGCCGCCAACCGCTTGGTCCCGGCTGGGTTCTTAGTGTGGAAGGACATGGACCAGCGACAGGACTTCAGGTTGAGGGAGATCATAATTGTGGCGCCCGAGCAAGCCGAAAGAGCAGAGGGAGGAGAGCAACTTAGCATAGTCCACAGCTACCTCCTCGTGTACGAGAAGACGGATACCGAATAG
- a CDS encoding site-2 protease family protein, whose protein sequence is MRFPELPDGLPEYYPPASPAFRPSRRARLFYRLTPHRPVSNLLLFVATVASTFFVGGAVYCLSIMSILLAHEMGHYLMCRRHGVGATLPYFIPFPFPMLNPFGTLGAVIRMDARMPDRRALFDVAVAGPLAGLCVAVPVIFFGLQSSQIVAKAAAGPTVLYLGESLLFKLIAKLAVPGLTPDVDIMLGPMAFAGWAGLFVTSLNLLPIGQLDGGHVLYALFGQKAQRAYLFILIVFGVVTLVFYPGWALLIVLLVVFGFRHPVPLDPWLPLDSKRKALGYAMLVIFAISFTPVPFKI, encoded by the coding sequence ATGAGGTTTCCTGAACTTCCAGACGGCTTGCCCGAGTACTACCCGCCTGCTTCTCCAGCCTTCCGCCCGAGCAGGCGCGCGCGTCTCTTCTATCGGCTGACTCCACACCGGCCGGTGAGCAACCTGCTGCTCTTTGTGGCTACGGTTGCATCCACCTTCTTTGTGGGTGGAGCGGTGTATTGCCTGTCGATTATGAGCATCTTGCTGGCGCACGAGATGGGGCACTATCTGATGTGCCGGCGGCATGGCGTTGGGGCAACGCTGCCATATTTTATCCCGTTTCCATTCCCGATGCTCAATCCCTTTGGCACCTTAGGAGCGGTGATTCGCATGGATGCGCGCATGCCCGACCGGCGCGCCCTCTTCGACGTGGCAGTGGCCGGACCCTTAGCTGGACTGTGCGTTGCCGTGCCGGTTATCTTTTTTGGCCTGCAGAGTTCGCAGATCGTGGCAAAGGCGGCGGCGGGACCGACAGTTCTCTACCTGGGGGAGTCGCTCCTCTTCAAGCTGATTGCCAAGCTCGCTGTGCCGGGGCTCACGCCGGACGTGGACATCATGCTCGGGCCCATGGCGTTCGCAGGGTGGGCCGGGCTGTTTGTCACCTCCCTCAATCTCTTGCCCATTGGCCAGCTCGATGGCGGCCATGTGCTGTACGCTCTGTTCGGGCAGAAGGCGCAGCGAGCCTACCTCTTCATTCTCATCGTCTTTGGCGTTGTGACCCTGGTCTTCTACCCTGGCTGGGCGTTGCTCATCGTGTTGCTGGTTGTCTTTGGCTTTCGCCACCCTGTGCCACTTGACCCCTGGCTTCCCCTGGACAGCAAGCGCAAGGCATTGGGTTATGCCATGCTGGTGATTTTCGCGATTTCCTTCACGCCCGTGCCGTTTAAGATCTGA
- a CDS encoding SAM-dependent chlorinase/fluorinase: protein MPSLAAAKGRSGIVTLLTDFGTADAFVGVMKGVILGINPAARLVDLTHEIPAHDVQAAAFVLHTAYRFFPAGTVHVVVVDPGVGSARRAIAVAAGGQLFVAPDNGVLSYVFAREPAYEVVAIERRDLCLAEVSATFHGRDVFAPIAAHLSLGLALEELGPRVESPVQTAIAEPVVEGRRVRGDVVYFDRFGNAITNLPRGLVADDAQGGVKVVVGGHTIHGLAQCYEEGGEKSPIALWGSSGYLEIAVRKASARDLLGLTRGHEVVIEW from the coding sequence ATGCCTTCGCTTGCTGCCGCGAAGGGGCGCAGCGGCATCGTGACGCTGCTGACCGACTTTGGCACGGCAGACGCCTTCGTGGGGGTCATGAAGGGGGTGATTCTCGGCATCAACCCGGCGGCGCGCCTGGTGGACCTTACGCATGAAATCCCGGCCCACGACGTGCAGGCCGCAGCCTTTGTGTTGCACACCGCCTATCGCTTCTTTCCGGCCGGCACGGTGCATGTGGTGGTGGTGGACCCAGGGGTGGGCAGTGCCCGACGTGCCATCGCCGTCGCGGCGGGCGGACAACTCTTCGTGGCGCCGGACAATGGCGTGCTGAGCTACGTCTTCGCCCGTGAGCCGGCCTACGAAGTGGTGGCCATCGAGCGCCGGGACTTGTGCCTTGCGGAGGTGAGCGCCACCTTCCACGGGCGGGATGTCTTTGCCCCTATCGCGGCGCACCTCTCCTTGGGTTTGGCCTTGGAGGAACTGGGGCCGCGTGTCGAGTCGCCGGTGCAGACAGCCATAGCGGAGCCTGTGGTGGAGGGCCGCAGAGTACGAGGCGACGTCGTCTACTTCGACCGCTTTGGCAACGCCATCACCAATCTGCCACGCGGGCTGGTGGCGGACGACGCTCAGGGCGGGGTGAAGGTTGTGGTCGGGGGGCACACGATCCATGGCCTGGCCCAGTGCTACGAGGAGGGAGGAGAAAAGAGCCCCATCGCCTTGTGGGGAAGCAGCGGGTACTTGGAGATTGCGGTGCGAAAGGCCAGCGCACGCGACCTATTGGGTCTGACCAGAGGTCATGAAGTGGTCATTGAATGGTGA
- a CDS encoding MBL fold metallo-hydrolase — translation MMWRAAVAIVGLCLFLQVRAQERASDVASFLHWYGHASFRLQDGERQIYIDPWKVPGTAPLADIVLVTHSHFDHFAPSTIAQLAKGNTRLVAPRDVTAQAEKSKELAGLHAKPGNLIAVAPGDTVQVNGVEIVAVPAYNMGKEFHPKANRWVGYLVRMSSGLVVYHAGDTDFVPEMARLRPDVALLPIGGTYTMGPEEAAKAAQAMGARVVVPMHYGEIVGSAKDADRLRELLGKSVLVLSREK, via the coding sequence ATGATGTGGAGAGCAGCAGTTGCGATTGTCGGCCTCTGCCTGTTCCTGCAGGTGCGAGCACAGGAGCGCGCCTCGGACGTGGCCTCTTTCCTGCATTGGTACGGGCACGCCTCGTTCCGCCTCCAGGACGGGGAGCGGCAGATTTACATCGACCCCTGGAAGGTACCTGGCACAGCGCCGCTGGCCGACATTGTGCTGGTGACCCACAGCCACTTCGACCACTTTGCCCCGAGCACTATCGCACAGTTGGCAAAGGGGAACACGCGACTGGTAGCGCCGCGCGACGTCACCGCGCAGGCGGAAAAGTCCAAGGAACTGGCCGGACTGCACGCCAAGCCTGGGAACCTCATCGCGGTTGCCCCAGGGGACACCGTGCAGGTGAATGGGGTGGAGATTGTCGCGGTGCCGGCCTACAACATGGGCAAAGAGTTCCACCCCAAGGCGAACCGGTGGGTAGGATACCTCGTCAGGATGAGCAGCGGGCTGGTGGTTTACCACGCCGGCGACACGGATTTTGTGCCTGAGATGGCACGGCTTCGGCCGGACGTGGCGCTCTTGCCCATAGGCGGCACCTACACCATGGGGCCGGAGGAGGCGGCCAAGGCGGCGCAGGCAATGGGTGCGCGCGTGGTGGTGCCGATGCACTACGGCGAGATCGTCGGCAGCGCCAAGGACGCCGATCGGCTGCGCGAGCTCCTCGGCAAGAGTGTGCTGGTGCTCAGCAGGGAGAAGTAG
- a CDS encoding deoxynucleoside kinase produces the protein MARKHFVAVAGNIGVGKTTLARLIAEHFGWQPFYERVIDNPYLSDFYRDMSRWSFNLQVYFLSKRFMDQKLISESPVSCVQDRSIYEDAEIFAYILYKQGHMEQRDYDNYRELFYCMTSYLRKPDLIVYLRASTWTLITRIRRRGRDFEKGITPEYLHELNLAYERWIKNASKEMNVLTVEADQFEFEHDVARREQLFTQIRAFCPEE, from the coding sequence ATGGCGCGAAAGCACTTTGTAGCAGTGGCAGGCAATATCGGCGTTGGCAAGACCACGCTCGCCAGGTTGATTGCCGAGCACTTTGGCTGGCAGCCCTTCTACGAGCGGGTGATCGACAACCCGTATCTCAGCGATTTCTACCGGGACATGAGCAGATGGAGCTTCAACCTGCAGGTCTACTTCCTCTCCAAGCGCTTCATGGACCAGAAGCTGATCAGCGAGAGCCCTGTGTCGTGCGTGCAGGATCGCTCGATCTATGAGGACGCGGAGATCTTTGCCTACATTCTCTACAAGCAGGGACACATGGAGCAGCGCGACTATGACAACTATCGCGAGCTGTTCTACTGTATGACCAGCTACCTGCGCAAACCGGACTTGATTGTCTATCTGCGCGCATCGACGTGGACGCTCATCACGCGCATCCGGCGAAGGGGCCGGGATTTCGAAAAAGGGATCACCCCCGAGTATTTGCATGAGCTTAACCTCGCTTACGAGCGGTGGATCAAGAACGCTAGCAAGGAGATGAATGTGCTGACGGTGGAAGCCGACCAGTTCGAATTCGAGCACGACGTAGCTCGCAGGGAGCAGCTCTTTACGCAGATCAGGGCCTTCTGCCCAGAAGAGTAG